The Tripterygium wilfordii isolate XIE 37 chromosome 5, ASM1340144v1, whole genome shotgun sequence DNA segment TTAGTCTCCCACATAGTTTAACCACCTCATTGCCGTATTCAGCTACCAAATCCCTGCGTACAAACGTTTCAGTTACTCTCTCATCAATTTTAAAAGATAGATTCGACACAAAAATGGTTTAGAAATTATGCAGGGATAGGGTCTACGTACATCTGTCTAGAAGGCCTATGTTAATTAACTCACAATAAACATTGTGAGTGATAAGTTGATTAAAGCCTCAAATCAAATTTGGCATCATAAGGAGACTTTCCTAGAAACTTCAAAAGCCTTTGGTACTCATATATATTGACCATTTGtgacattgtttttgaaaacgaCAAACATCCTATCAATTGGGTATTCTAGTTATACTACTGAGTTGTATGCatatgattcaagtgaattcgtggggcTTCATATCTCTCACATGAtgtacatgaaatcttgtgcataTAACTGGATAACTGGGATCAAGGTCGTTCCTAGCTATTTTGGTGTCCAAAGCGGTATCATAAAGTGGTGTcctattgaaaaaagaaaacttcCTACAAAGTGAGATGATACTCGTGTCGTGTGCGTGAGTGTTGAGGcttgagagaaagaaaaggcagGAAAGAACTGGTTAGGTTTTTTTTGACTGATTTTTGGGTTACGTTGCTGGACTAATGAGTGTtaggtgtaaaaaaaaaataaaaaatgtggtGCACAAGACCACCCTAGTGCACAAAGCCCTAGCTAATGAGTAAGGGTATGTCCTAACTGGGATATCAGTTACGGGAGTCCCTATCATAACTGCATTTCTTTATACTTAATGTCAGGATGTATTGTCAATAGGGTTTTTTCGTGGTCAAACTATCAGACAATGAGCTACTTATTTCTTTAACAAAACGTGCCTAATTGATTAGATCATGCGTACCTACAAGAAGTCGGCAGCGTAGGCCACTTGTTCGGGTTTCTAAGATGAAGAGGCAAGTAATTAAGAAAGAAATAGTCGCTCCAGTCAAGAATGGCGCCCTTCTCCACACCCAATCGACTCCCATACCCTTCGTACGTGCTAGGGTTGTTAGCAAGCTCTTGCTTCATCTCGAGCGGCAAATTGAAAAACCCACGCCAAACCTCTCGCATGCGACTCATCAACTCATGACTCACTCCATGATTCACCACCTGAAAGAATCCCCAGTTGCGGCACGCGTCGGATACGCGTATCAGTGTCTCGTCTCTCAGTACCTTATTGTTGGAGTACACGTGTTGGAGATCAATGACAggaatgttgttgttgttgaggtTGAGGTTGTTGTCGTTGTGGTTGATGAGTATTGGTCTGTCGTTGGCAGGCTTGATGTAGCGTTCAGGAATTGCAGTGATGCCACCCTCCGCCAAGGACTGGACTCGAACCACTGGTTCAGGCCAACCACTCTGTAGACAAGTCATGATCGAATGTGTGTGTTTGAATGTGTTTGTTCTGGTCCTGTGCTTCGGTATATATAAGGATTGACAGGAGTTTATTTCGGCGCCATGAAGGAATTGAGTAAATTTGGGGCACCTTTTATCGTACAATTACAACAAAGTGTACTTACACCCGTTAGCTGTTATAACCGCACTAGTATAAGTATAAAAAAACCGCGGTAATAGACTTTACtagagatgataaaaaaataatctGAACACTATCTATAGGATacccgatccatttaaaactCGAAAATCGATCCTATAGAGTTTAGAAAAGGTTTTGGTTTTGAGTTTCAAACTCATCATGGTTTCTGAtcaattttagttttttatGCCGGGTGTAGGATATCCAAACCACTTAataaatgtatttattttacactaGTAGTAATATATTTTATGGGTTCGATTTGTGGGTTTGAAAAGGGTTATACGATCATTTATGaaagaattttaaaatattaaaagttaaatggtaaacgagTACATGATGATAAACAATTATGGAATGATTCCGGttttagaaatttaaatggttttatAAACAGTTTTGGTATATGgtaccttaaatggaaacgatTTTGGTATTCTCTAATTAGAAGGTTACTCGACCCGTGTACGCTTTATATGCGGTTGCAAAACCAAGAGCTAAGCGAGCATCGGAAGACCTTTACTCGCAGTTTTTTGACCGCAGTTGTTGTGATTTCTTTACATGCAATTTTCAAAAGTGCGGGTGAAAATATTCCTAAACTGTAAAATAGGCATTTCTAACCactattattgaatttttttttatttttgttcattcTTTGGCTTTAtaaatatcatatcatatatttatCCAACTATTATTTTTATAGATCTAAAAAAATGactcaaaaccaaacaaaatatattgaaattaaACATTACGCCAACGAGATCTTCAATAAAATAGCTTACATATTTTATTTGTGAACAAAAATTCTACCTCagaatgccttttatttcaatCCTAAACTAAATCCACATGGTTATCTGTACACTACTCAGCTCCATAGAAGCTATATATGTACATCACAAAAACAATTTAAACTACTGACCTGTGATCTAAGAACTTGAGGTTCTTGATGACTTCAAGGAGACTTTGGATCCACAATCCAAAATAGCTAAAAATCAGACCTTGACGGGTGCTCATCCACAATCCAAAATAGCTATGAACCATAGAAGCTATATCATGCATCACATGCTTGGTGGTTTATATCTAAGAAAATGTAATCTAAGATTAAAGAATGAAGATTGAAGCACTTATTTGATGATGGGTAAACCCCTTCGATTTCGGGGACTCCGTAATTCGTTTAAGATTGTAGACTACAATTTGAATCTAATGATTTGTAAGGGTGGCAAAAAATTGATTCATGGTAAGACAATAACacgtatttacgaaatatttacatgtctggaccctaacccggattggattttggacgtacttaattgatcaaacttgAATTCGTTTAAATTTGagaagtaaatcggacaataatatATCCATAGAGAAGACAAATCTTCATTTCTAGTAGTAATACCACTAGACTGGACCCCTCTTGTCACCAAAGAATGTGCATGATTGCCAGAACAGATCAAAAGGATGTTGGAGGAATGTTGGAATTGCCTTACTATTTTATGTCCATTAACAAATCACCTAAGCTACACGCTTTCCATTTAAGCTAATGGAACAATCAAATAAAacctttttttaagaaaattaaccaaaacaaaagaagtaGATGGATTGGTTGGTCCTATATGGGTTTGGGATATTTCTGCGTGGCCTGGTTACCATTTCTGtcattcaaatcaaatcatGCATGATTCCACCTAATGGTCTTAGCATATCAAACAGTGTAATTCTGTAACTATAAAGAGTTTtgagtttttaaaaaaaaaaaacatttgatttTAATCAAGAGAGGTTTTGGCTAGCTTAGTGGTGaagatttaattttataataaaagaTTCAAATTTTCTACTTTAATCTTGCCCAAATTAAGAGCGAGGATGTATACTTTAATTTCttcttggatttttatttatttatttgtggtATTTCAGAAGAAATTTACACTAAAAAAACTGCTACCAACCACGACAATTATTTTTGACACTTTTAAACAAGGGTCGGCTTGCATAATGTAACGGTACTTCATTATCTAACCGTCGTAAATTTTGTTAGCGATAATGACTCTACCATAGAATGCCGTGAATGCGTTATATTCGTGGCGCTTTCTTAGAAAGCGTcgtaaataaaaattaaaaaattctcGCCATAGAGTTCGTGTGTAGTACGTTGCGGCGCTTACTAACTGTTTTGCAGCGATTCCCAAAAGCGTCGTAAATTGAGGACTTATGCGATGTTTACGATAAAGCGCCACGACATCATTTGCGATACTTGTTCTCCTTTAACAAAGCGCGCGAACACCCTTTTGAGATGGATgcacataatttcatatgaatcatgtagGACTCACAATTTTACATAAATCGTATGCTTCAATCTCAACATTTGTGATAACTGAGATTCTGGGACAATGACACTGAGATATATCCTTCACATCTTTCGTTTGAGAAAATGAATTGGCCTCGTGTGTAATACTTTTCCGATCAAAAGTGAAATGGTGGGGTGCATCATGTGCACAAGTTTTACAAGTAACTTCCACCTACACTTTGCAGTGCTATATCTTCTTAAGTGCTAGCTTTTAATTTGAGTATTGACCAGCTAGCTaattaaaagtttttttttaagaaaagagtAAAGCTGGAACACATTGGACACTGACCAGATGTCGATTCATCACAATTCCTAAACCATAATGATTCCACAAGAAACAAGACAGCCGTCGAACTACAATGTCGCCATTAAAGAAAGTAATATATATCATCTCACATCAACTAAACCTAGCACCATACTTACACTTgtttttgagagataaaaattACCTAAAATTGGAAAGAAATTGACGATCATGGTGGGCATTAGCCAATCACCATCGCAATCATCATCGTCGATGCTTACTCAGAGAAAGCATTTTTCATCTAGTGCTAATTGCACTAAATAACAAAGAGTTTGGTAGGAAAACGTGTCTGTATGTATATTTTATTGcagtgttaacatatatagattatTTCAGTTCCTAATCATCAACAACgcgttttttttaaaagaaaacatctCATAGTAACTCTGCAGTTAAGCGTGTTTCTGAGCGAGCATTATTAGGTGGGTGACATCTTGAGATGGCAAAGTCTTACATGCGGACATTACGTATCCACGggaagcggacaatattgttgatgtgttttgGGTTAAAAATTCTAATATGCAGAGCTGCCAAATCTTCAAGGCTTAACTACATGCTGATGCTGATATGTGCAGTTAGCCAATCAAATTCTGCAATTTGGACATATGTTTTCTAAGAATAATGGTGCGAGCACTTCGATTCTAATTCTTGAAGATAAGGATGGATAACACGACAATTATTCCCCATGCATGTTGGTGCGGTGTAGTGATTCATGATAATGTGATTGAAAATGATATGAACATAAGCTGCAGCGCCTAACAAGACAAGAGGCTCGTGCAGTTGCGGACACAGAATCTAGTATCAATACGGTCTTCTATGTGCACTCCGGTGTTGGCTACTTTTATTGATCCGTCGCTATACGTAGAGAATGATTAAAAGTGGATAAACGGATGAATACACGTTGAATATCAGGGTTAGAAGTAAGTCTTGGTAATCGAAGGTGTTGACACGCTTTAACTCGGTTATCAAATattcaaacgtttcaatttgataACTAAAAGTTCAAATTTATTCTAATTTAATAACTCGAGCAACTTGTTACATGACATAGATAAGTCAATGATTAAGTCATGTGGATTGACGAATTCTGACAATTGcgtggaaaataaaaaaaaatttaaaaatattacagCATGCCCGCACCACCACCACTACAACAATATAAGCTTATTTACTAGCATTTTAAAAATCCATAATAAAGTGTCGACATTTATCAGAAACGACATTTAAGAAAGTGCCATAAAAACACGACTAAATAAAGGGTCGATAATTAGTAACAATGTGATGCAGGTGGTGGCAGAGATGTAGTGTGTCATGGGCTTTATAGTATGGATGATATTGATGATATGGCGTTGTCTTATACGGAGGAGTTTGAGCATACGAAGCGGCGTGGCAAGGGACCCTGGACGTGGTGTTTGACAAGAAGTGTTTTGCTTTTCTACTACTTAATTATTCTATTacttaaattactttctttccttttgaaaGACTTGGCATTTATGTCTTTTGTGGGTGCCCTTAGGGTTCTGGCGCAGACTTACTTATAGTTTACTTGAGTCATTGAAGATTATTATTGAGTTTGATATATGAAATAACGGCCGCCTAAGCGCGTGAGCTGATTTACCTATAATTCTGACTTTGTTGCATAAGTTAGGATTATAGAAGAGTTGATTCCTTGTTGTGTGTTCGATTTTCTGCGTTCCATAATCTCacgctgcatcagttggtatcagagCCATGGTTCGGGGACGAGGCCGTGGAAGGAGAGCAGCGTTGGAAGAGATTTATGCACGCGATGAAACAGCACAAGAAGAACAACTAGATAATCGGGTAAGAAGAATAGAAGAACGATGGGACCTGCTGGATGAGCGACTGGATACGATTACCGAACAAATCGCTAATCTGTCTGTTGACCGTAGGCGAAGAAGAACTCAGGATTTGCATGTTGCCACTACCGATGAGGATGATAGTGATGCTGAGAGTATGGTGAACCCATTCGTTGGGAGAGAAGACAGAAATAGGCGGCGTGAACAACGTGATGGTAACCGGTGGGAAGCAGGATTCAAGTTAGATATTCCAGAGTTTCAGGGATGTCTACAGCCTGAAGAGTTGTTAGACTGGCTTGCTGTCGTGGAAGAAATTCTAGAATTTAAAGATGTGCCGGATCAACATCGGGTTCCTTTAGTTGCAGCCCGATTCCGAGGACGAGCTGCAGCATGGTGGCAGCAGTTAAAACAAAGCAGATTACGTCTAGGGAAACCCAAACTTGCGAGTTGGACAAAATTGGTTAAACACATGAGGAGTGCTTTCTTGCCATACAATTATGTGAGAACACTCTATCAACAATTACAGAATCTCAAA contains these protein-coding regions:
- the LOC119998921 gene encoding probable 2-oxoglutarate-dependent dioxygenase At5g05600, which translates into the protein MTCLQSGWPEPVVRVQSLAEGGITAIPERYIKPANDRPILINHNDNNLNLNNNNIPVIDLQHVYSNNKVLRDETLIRVSDACRNWGFFQVVNHGVSHELMSRMREVWRGFFNLPLEMKQELANNPSTYEGYGSRLGVEKGAILDWSDYFFLNYLPLHLRNPNKWPTLPTSCRDLVAEYGNEVVKLCGRLMKILSLNLGLGEDQLQNAFGGENIGATMRANFYPKCPQPDLTLGLSSHSDPGGITLLLPDENVAGLQVRRADGSWVTVKPVPNAFIVNIGDQIQVLSNAIFKSVEHRVIVNSSKERVSLAFFYNPKSDILIEPIKDLVTEDRPALYQPMTYDQYRLYIRIKGPSGKKQVESLMSST